The genome window TTGCGGAGCTTTTGTGAGTTGTGGTGTTGTCGCGGTCTTCGCGAGCAAAGCCCCTACGTGGTGTAGCTGTTGCACGGTAGTGTCCATCGCTTCTTATCTTGTAGGGGGCGTGCTTGCGCGAACCGCGAAGGCGGGAGACGTTGCAGAGCTTTTGTGAGTTGTGGTGTTGTCGCGGTCTTCGCGAGCAAAGCCCCTACGTGGTGTAGCTGTGATGTGCCTTGATTGCGCGACTGTTTGATCGCCAATTCTAACCTTCTTCGACCAGAGTGGCGCCTTTAATCAGGCGACAGAATTCCTTTTTTGTCAGCTGCTTGTGCGTGCCGTCTTTGGTGAAGGCATCTTCCATTACCTTAAAGTCTACGGAGAGGCGTTCTAGTTCGACAATGCGAAGGTAGGCGGTTTCGTTTTTCCAGATTTGTCCCTGTTTTAGTTTCATTGCGATAGTGGGTCGTTGTATTTATTGGTAGCCGAGGCGTTGTTATTGCCCGGCTTGGGCGCGTTTCATTGCGCGGGCAGCGTCTTCGGGACGGTTGAGTTTTCCGTAAGCGAGGGAGAGGTTATACCATGCGCGACTGTAGCGTGGCTCGATGGCGACGGTTTCTTCGAGGAAGCCGACGGCACTTTCGAGATCCTGTTGTTCAGCGGCTAGTAAGCCGAGTGAGTAGGGGAAGCTTGGATTCTTTGGAGCTAATTCCCAGCCTTTGTAAAGTGAGCTCTTAGCCTCGTCATTCAGTCCAGCGCTGCTTAGGAGGATCGCTGACTGATGATACATCTCTGGGTTGAGTTGATCCAGTTTGATGGCGCGCTCGATGTATTGCGAAGTATCGGCTGGGCGTCCTTCCTTGCTGGCTTTGTTGGCTAGCATGAGGAGGCTCTGTGGACGGTCCATGTTGAACTCGATGTATTCATCCCACTCCTCGCTAGCGTTGGAGTCAGGGATCGGCAGATTGGCGGCGGCGAGACTACGGGCGGCGGCGATACGCACGCCGGCTATACTGTCGCTGAGTTTTTCGATGGTTTTGTTCTTCGGGTCGGTAGGATCCAGTGAGCCGAGTGCGCCAACTGCGCGGGCACGAACCATCGGACTTTCGTCATCGAGTAGTGGACGTAGCGCGTTGACGGCTGCCTCGTTGGGTAAGTAGTTTGCGAGCAGTCCAGCGTAAGTTGCGCGCCAGCCTGGAAGATCCTCGTCCTTTAATAGTTTGAGAAGCTCGGTCAGGCCTGCTGGTTCGTAGTTGTGGGCTGCAGCAACGGCACGGGCGCGGATGCGTTGGCGGTGTGTGCTCATCTTTTCGCCATACCACTTTTCAGCGTGCTCAACTGCCCAGTCGACACTTTCATCGGTATGGCACTTGTTGCAGGCATTCGGGATGCCGAGTTCTTTAGTTAGCAATGGATCGGGCGATAGGAAGGCATGGTCGGCACGTGGGTCGACTTGCATGTAAACGGTCTTTGACATGTGGCAGTTGACGCATTGGTTGCCAGTGCTGCCTTCCTTGTGGAAGCTGTGTGCGAGTGGTTCGATGACGGGTGCGTTTTCATCGCCCCCAGCGTGGCAACGTATGCAGAGCAGGTTGTTTTCGATCGGTAGGATTGTTTTGAGTGTGTGCGGATTGTGACAATCTTTGCAGCTTACACCAGCGTGCGCCATGCGGCTCATTTGGAATGAGCCATAGACGAAGTCTTCGTCGAGGATTTGTCCATCGTGATGGTAGAGGTTCGGCTGATCTGGGAATGAGAGCGCGAAGTGATCGTGATAATTGTCTCCAGGCAAGAAGGCGTCGTTTGTTAGCTGATCGCGTCGAGAGTGGCAAGTCGCGCAGTTGTGCTCGGTTTGAATGGCGGTCAGCTGGGTTAGGCCTGTTGTGTTGTCGCCTTCTTTTGCCGCAGCGACGTGCTCCTCTAGCCCAGTGTGGCACTCTGCGCAGGCGAGTCCTTGTTGTGTCCAGCTGGAGTGGTAGGTGTCAGCCTCGAAATCAAAGTTCTTTTTATATTCGGTGGTGTGGCAGTAAGCGCAGTTGGCATTCCAGTTCATGCCTTGACCGATCCAGTGTCCCCATTCGCCTGGAAGGCGGTCTTGGCCTGCGTAAACATCAACCCAGCGATCTTCGAGCACGTCGTAAGTGGCGCTGATGGTTTGAAACTTGTTACCAGGAATCAGTGCGAGATATTGGCGCAGGGGCGTATAGCCAATCACGCCGACTAGGTCGTAGGTGTCGATCTTGCCATCGTCGTGCAGGACGCGTAGCTCAAAATTTCCATCGGTTTCGGCCATTTCGTAGGTGACGCCAGATTCCTGTATGCGGCGGGCAGGCGTGAATGCTGGTCGGTCGAGTTCGACCGATACCGGGCGATTTGCCTTTGCGTGGTGGCTGGTCTTCCAATCGGCTACGGCGTCCGCGTGGCATTCGACGCAGGCCTCGGGCCCTATTTTGGCTTGGCGCTCTGGATTGTGGGAAATTGCGAATGTGCCGGGGGCGTAGCTCGTCGTCTCTGCACTTGCTGCCTTCTCGGTCGCGGGGTAGCTGGCGGCTTCCTTTTTGTCGCAGGCGGTAAATGAAAAGAGGGAGAGGCCTAGTAGTAAGTGGATTGGCCGGACGGTCTTAATGGAAAGATAACACATTGGGTTGAATCGTCTCAAATGCCTGCGCGGGGTCAAGGCTGATAGCCTCCTCGGTATATTTAGAAGCAGATTGTGGAGGGGGTGTTAGATATTCAAATATCAGATCGAGCGAAACAGGCACAAAAAAGCCCCGTCCGAAAACGAGGCTTTAAAGAATACCCAGACCGGGGGTCGTTCCGAGCGAAGCGACATGACCGGGCGCGAAGCGAACCGGACCACCGCAGGTGAGTCCCCTGGAAACCGAGAATCCAGCAACAGAGGCACAAAAAAGCCCCGTCCGAAAACGAGGCTTTAAAGAATACCCAGACCGGGGGTCGAACCCGGACGCCCGAAGGCACAAGATTTTGAGTCTAGCGCGTCTGCCAATTCCGCCATCTGGGCTTATTGAAGAATGGGGCTTTTATGGCGGTGATTTTTTGGAATGCAAGCCCTTGATTAGGAAATTAATCAAAGAGTTGCCATTGTCGGTAAAACGCCTAATTATATGATGTAATTAATCTGATGATCTGTGGAGATAGGCTATGAATATTTTATTTATTGAAGATGAAAATGAGTTGCGTGAGATTGGAGTGGCTCAGTTGCAGCATCGATATACTGTTTATCCAGTGTCTAATTTGAAAGAGGCTCGCGAAATCATGAATAACCCAGCGATGCCGGTGCACATGGTATTGGCTGATCATCGCCTTCCTGACGGGCAGGGCGTGGAGTTCGTGATCGAAATGAAGGAGCAATTTCCCCACTGCGAATATGCAATTGTCTCTGGTTGTTTGACGGCGGAAAATATGGAGGCGTTAGAAGAGAGCGAGATTCCGTATTTTCATAAGCCCTTGTTGTATGCGAAGGTGGTCGAAGCGTTTCGCCGAAAGCATTTGTCAAAGGCATTGAATAAAGAGGAAGTTGCAGAGGAATTGAGTGTCGACTCCAATGATATGGATACTGCGACTGATGTTGCTACGGATTCGGTTGAAGCACCTAGCTCAGAGCTGAAGAAGCCTAAGAAGAAGTGGTTCGGACTTTTTTAAAAAAATGGCGTTCTTCAGTTCGTTTCGGGATTTGTTTCAGCCTGTATGGCTCCGTGCTTGTGCTTGCGAGTATTTTGCGTCTGCTTAGCGAGTCATGAACATACGCATTGAAGACGATTTCGAAGATGTGCTGATGAAGGCTTCCACTGGGCTCGGCCTAGGGAAGTTGGCGCTAGCGGAGAAGGCCGGTTTGCCAGCGGCGGCTGTTGCAGCATTATTGGAGGGGGAGGTGGATGAGACGAGCTTACGCGCCGTCGCTCCGGTTCTGAATCTGGATGCTGATGCGCTGGTTTCGATGGCAAATCGCGCGTGGCAACCAGAGCCGATTGAGCTCGATGGGCTGCGTTGCTACAATACACCATTTCCACTCGCGGGTTATGAGGCGATGACGGTCAATAGTTATCTAGTGTGGAGCCCGCAGACAAAGGTCGCGGTGGCCTTTGATACCGGAGCGAATGTCGATGCGATGCTAGCTGATGTGCAAATACTCGGTTTAGAGCTACATGGGCTAGTGATCACGCATGCACATCGTGATCATATTGCTGCGTATGATGAGTTGGTCGCAGCGATTGATGGAGGCATTGCCTTTGCGCCGAAACTTGAGCCTTATGGTGATGCTGATCTACTGGAGCATGGCGA of Lentimonas sp. CC4 contains these proteins:
- a CDS encoding HEAT repeat domain-containing protein; the protein is MCYLSIKTVRPIHLLLGLSLFSFTACDKKEAASYPATEKAASAETTSYAPGTFAISHNPERQAKIGPEACVECHADAVADWKTSHHAKANRPVSVELDRPAFTPARRIQESGVTYEMAETDGNFELRVLHDDGKIDTYDLVGVIGYTPLRQYLALIPGNKFQTISATYDVLEDRWVDVYAGQDRLPGEWGHWIGQGMNWNANCAYCHTTEYKKNFDFEADTYHSSWTQQGLACAECHTGLEEHVAAAKEGDNTTGLTQLTAIQTEHNCATCHSRRDQLTNDAFLPGDNYHDHFALSFPDQPNLYHHDGQILDEDFVYGSFQMSRMAHAGVSCKDCHNPHTLKTILPIENNLLCIRCHAGGDENAPVIEPLAHSFHKEGSTGNQCVNCHMSKTVYMQVDPRADHAFLSPDPLLTKELGIPNACNKCHTDESVDWAVEHAEKWYGEKMSTHRQRIRARAVAAAHNYEPAGLTELLKLLKDEDLPGWRATYAGLLANYLPNEAAVNALRPLLDDESPMVRARAVGALGSLDPTDPKNKTIEKLSDSIAGVRIAAARSLAAANLPIPDSNASEEWDEYIEFNMDRPQSLLMLANKASKEGRPADTSQYIERAIKLDQLNPEMYHQSAILLSSAGLNDEAKSSLYKGWELAPKNPSFPYSLGLLAAEQQDLESAVGFLEETVAIEPRYSRAWYNLSLAYGKLNRPEDAARAMKRAQAGQ
- a CDS encoding response regulator, with translation MNILFIEDENELREIGVAQLQHRYTVYPVSNLKEAREIMNNPAMPVHMVLADHRLPDGQGVEFVIEMKEQFPHCEYAIVSGCLTAENMEALEESEIPYFHKPLLYAKVVEAFRRKHLSKALNKEEVAEELSVDSNDMDTATDVATDSVEAPSSELKKPKKKWFGLF
- a CDS encoding MBL fold metallo-hydrolase, with product MNIRIEDDFEDVLMKASTGLGLGKLALAEKAGLPAAAVAALLEGEVDETSLRAVAPVLNLDADALVSMANRAWQPEPIELDGLRCYNTPFPLAGYEAMTVNSYLVWSPQTKVAVAFDTGANVDAMLADVQILGLELHGLVITHAHRDHIAAYDELVAAIDGGIAFAPKLEPYGDADLLEHGDWLEFEGFEVQARQTNGHSPGGMTYVIEGLGQPIAIVGDSLFCLSQGGAPEHYAQALENNREKILSLPGNTILCPGHGPMTTVANEQAHNPFFPEFK